In Xiphophorus maculatus strain JP 163 A chromosome 2, X_maculatus-5.0-male, whole genome shotgun sequence, one genomic interval encodes:
- the LOC102216405 gene encoding fibronectin isoform X9 has translation MKSLRRFSFTLWTLLVFSALLPNIEAQNSAIETATTALAATTTTATTSAATATATLVPTTATAVDAAVSTATTAPTTLTAASTTLTAAPTTSAAAPTTSTAAPTTSTAAPTTFTAASTTSTAAPTTSTAAPTTSTAASTTLTAASTTLTASPTITATTITATSTNTVTTITAVPTITVTTITAVPTTTITAVPTTTITAVPTTTVTAVPTTTATTITAVPTTTTTTITPASTNTVITITATPSTTATTITATPSTTATTITAASTNTETTITAAPTTTTTERTTMTTEPATASKAPVNVSNLNVESITTSSVKVIWNKTDVASYRVYWTKGEITSNETVTQNFKNITGLDPGVQYTISVTAVANDNTTEGHPDMVTVYTKPEVVTNLSVFNVTTSSLLVNWTKPKGSSSFYRIHWKDGRINDQRNVSETSLTISNLTAGEQYTITVTAVAADKLTEGESKTSFNYTKPEAVNNLTVTEVTTTSVSLNWTEPEGKRLFYTVKWEKENKHLITSETQANVTELNPGENYCFNVTAVATDNKTESDERNICGFTKPEIVTNLSVFNVTTSSLFVYWTKPKGSSSFYRIHWKGGEISLQRNVSETYLTISNLTAGEQYTITVTAVAADKRTEGKSETVVKYTKPEAVNNLTVTEVTTTSVSLNWTEPEGKRLFYTVKWENENKHLNTSETQANVTELNPGENYCFNVTAVATDNKTESDERNICGFTKPEVVTNLSVFNVTTSSLFVYWTKPKGNSSFYRVHWKGGRINDQINVSETSLTISNLTAGEQYTITVSAVAADKLTEGKSETVVIYTKPEAVNNLTVTEVTTTSVSVNWTEPEGKRLFYTVKWENGNKHLNTSETQANVTELNPGENYCFNVTAVATDNKTESDERNICQFTKPEVVTNLSVFNVTTSSLFVYWTKPKGSSSFYRIHWKGGEISLQRNVSETYLTISNLTAGEQYTITVSAVAADKLTEGKSETVVIYTKPEAVNNLTVTEVTTTSVSVNWTEPEGKRLFYTVKWENGNKHLNTSETQANVTELNPGENYCFNVTAVTTDNKTESDERNICQFTKPEVVTNLSVFNVTTSSLFVYWTKPKGSSSFYRIHWKSGEISLQRNVSETYLTISNLTAGEQYTITVSAVAADNLTEGKSETVVIYTKPEAVNNLTVTEVTTTSVSLNWTEPEGKRLFYTVKWENENKHLNTSETQANVTELNPGKNYCFNVTAVATDNKTESDERNICGFTKPEVVTNLSVFNVTTSSLFVYWTKPKGNSSFYRVHWKGGRINDQINVSETSLTISNLTAGEQYTITVSAVAADKLTEGKSETVVIYTKPEAVNNLTVTEVTTTSVSLNWTEPEGKRLFYTVKWENGNKHLNTSETQANVTELNPGENYCFNVTAVATDNKTESDERNICQFTKPEVVTNLSVFNVTTSSLFVYWTKPKGSSSFYRIHWKSGEISLQRNVSETYLTISNLTAGEQYTITVSAVAADNLTEGKSETVVIYTKPEAVNNLTVTEVTTTSVSLNWTEPEGKRLFYTVKWENENKHLNTSETQANVTELNPGKNYCFNVTAVATDNKTESDERNICGFTKPEVVTNLSVFNVTTSSLFVYWTKPKGNSSFYRVHWKGGRINDQINVSETSLTISNLTAGEQYTITVTAVAADKLTEGKSETVVIYTKPEAVNNLTVTEVTTTSVSVNWTEPEGKRLFYTVKWENGNKHLNTSETQANVTELTPGENYCFNVTAVATDNKTESDERNICQFTKPEVVTNLSVFNVTTSSLFVYWTKPKGSSSFYRIHWKGGEISLQRNVSETYLTISNLTAGEQYTITVTAVAADKLTEGKSETVVKYTKPEAVNNLTVTEVTTTSVSLNWTEPEGKRLFYTVKWENENKHLNTSETQANVTELNPGENYCFNVTAVATDNKTESDERNICGFTKPEVVTNLSVFNVTTSSLFVYWTKPKGSSSFYRIHWKGGRINDQRNVSETSLTISNQESNM, from the exons CTGCAATAGAAACCGCAACAACAGCTCtagctgcaaccacaactaccGCAACTACATCTGCAGCTACAGCCACGGCAACACTTGTTCCTACAACCGCAACAGCTGTTGATGCAGCTGTTAGCACAGCAACAACTGCACCAACAACTTTAACCGCTGCGTCAACAACTTTAACCGCTGCACCAACAACTTCagctgctgcaccaacaacttcaactgctgcaccaacaacttcaactgctgcaccaacaacttTTACTGCTGCATCAACAACTtcaactgctgcaccaacaacttcaactgctgcaccaacaacttCAACCGCTGCATCTACAACTTTAACCGCTGCATCTACAACTTTAACAGCTTCACCTACAATCACAGCAACCACAATAACAGCTACCTCAACAAACACAGTAACCACAATAACAGCTGTCCCTACAATCACAGTAACCACAATAACAGCTGTCCCTACAACCACAATAACAGCTGTCCCTACAACCACAATAACAGCTGTCCCTACAACCACAGTAACAGCTGTCCCTACAACCACAGCAACCACAATAACAGCTGTCCCTACAACCACAACAACCACAATAACGCCTGCCTCAACAAACACAGTAATCACAATAACTGCTACCCCTTCAACCACAGCAACCACAATAACTGCTACCCCTTCAACCACAGCAACCACAATAACAGCTGCCTCGACAAACACAGAAACCACAATAACTGCTGCCCCTACAACCACGACGACTGAACGAACAACCATGACGACTGAACCAGCAACTGCAAGTAAGG CGCCTGTAAATGTGTCGAATCTCAATGTGGAAAGTATCACAACATCCTCTGTGAAAGTGATCTGGAACAAAACGGATGTTGCAAGCTACCGAGTATACTGGACAAAAGGAGAAATAACAAGCAATGAAACAGTAACACAGAACTTCAAAAACATCACAGGACTAGATCCTGGGGTTCAGTACACTATAAGTGTTACTGCTGTTGCTAATGATAATACCACTGAAGGACATCCAGACATGGTGACTGTCTACACAA AACCTGAAGTAGTCACAAATCTCAGTGTCTTTAATGTAACAACATCATCTCTACTTGTGAACTGGACAAAACCAAAGGGAAGCAGTTCTTTCTATAGAATTCATTGGAAAGATGGAAGAATAAATGACCAAAGAAATGTGTCTGAAACATCTCTGACCATTTCTAATCTGACTGCTGGTGAGCAGTATACAATAACTGTAACTGCTGTAGCTGCTGATAAACTCACTGAAGGAGAGAGCAAGACTTCTTTCAATTACACAA AACCTGAAGCAGTCAACAATCTCACAGTCACTGAGGTAACAACaacctctgtgtctttaaattGGACTGAACCTGAGGGGAAAAGACTGTTTTATACAGTAAAGtgggaaaaggaaaacaaacatttgattacAAGTGAGACTCAGGCGAATGTGACTGAGCTGAATCCTGGCGAAAACTACTGTTTTAATGTCACGGCTGTGGCTACAGACAACAAAACAGAGAGTGATGAGAGAAACATTTGTGGATTTACAA AACCTGAAATAGTCACAAATCTCAGTGTCTTTAATGTAACAACATCATCTCTATTTGTGTACTGGACAAAACCAAAGGGAAGCAGTTCTTTCTATAGAATTCATTGGAAAGGTGGAGAAATCAGTCTCCAAAGAAATGTGTCTGAGACATATCTGACCATTTCTAATCTGACTGCTGGTGAGCAGTATACAATAACTGTAACTGCTGTAGCTGCTGATAAACGCACTGAAGGAAAGAGTGAGACTGTTGTGAAATACACAA AACCTGAAGCAGTCAACAATCTCACTGTCACTGAGGTAACAACaacctctgtgtctttaaattGGACTGAACCTGAGGGGAAAAGACTGTTTTATACAGTAAAgtgggaaaatgaaaacaaacatttgaatacAAGTGAGACTCAGGCGAATGTGACTGAGCTGAATCCTGGCGAAAACTACTGTTTTAATGTCACGGCTGTGGCTACAGACAACAAAACAGAGAGTGATGAGAGAAACATTTGTGGATTTACAA AACCTGAAGTAGTCACAAATCTCAGTGTCTTTAATGTAACAACATCATCTCTATTTGTGTACTGGACAAAACCAAAGGGAAACAGTTCTTTCTATAGAGTTCATTGGAAAGGTGGAAGAATAAATGACCAAATAAATGTGTCTGAGACATCTCTGACCATTTCTAATCTGACTGCTGGTGAGCAGTATACAATAACTGTATCTGCTGTAGCTGCTGATAAACTCACTGAAGGAAAGAGTGAGACAGTTGTTATATACACAA AACCTGAAGCAGTCAACAATCTCACTGTCACTGAGGTAACAACAACCTCTGTGTCTGTAAATTGGACTGAACCTGAGGGGAAAAGACTGTTTTATACAGTAAAGTGggaaaatggaaacaaacatttgaatacAAGTGAGACTCAGGCGAATGTGACTGAGCTGAATCCTGGTGAAAACTACTGTTTTAATGTCACGGCTGTGGCTACAGACAACAAAACAGAGAGTGATGAGAGAAACATTTGTCAATTTACAA AACCTGAAGTAGTCACAAATCTCAGTGTCTTTAATGTAACAACATCATCTCTATTTGTGTACTGGACAAAACCAAAGGGAAGCAGTTCTTTCTATAGAATTCATTGGAAAGGTGGAGAAATCAGTCTCCAAAGAAATGTGTCTGAGACATATCTGACCATTTCTAATCTGACTGCTGGTGAGCAGTATACAATAACTGTATCTGCTGTAGCTGCTGATAAACTCACTGAAGGAAAGAGTGAGACAGTTGTTATATACACAA AACCTGAAGCAGTCAACAATCTCACTGTCACTGAGGTAACAACAACCTCTGTGTCTGTAAATTGGACTGAACCTGAGGGGAAAAGACTGTTTTATACAGTAAAGTGggaaaatggaaacaaacatttgaatacAAGTGAGACTCAGGCGAATGTGACTGAGCTGAATCCTGGTGAAAACTACTGTTTTAATGTCACGGCTGTGACTACAGACAACAAAACAGAGAGTGATGAGAGAAACATTTGTCAATTTACAA AACCTGAAGTAGTCACAAATCTCAGTGTCTTTAATGTAACAACATCATCTCTATTTGTGTACTGGACAAAACCAAAGGGAAGCAGTTCTTTCTATAGAATTCATTGGAAAAGTGGAGAAATCAGTCTCCAAAGAAATGTGTCTGAGACATATCTGACCATTTCTAATCTGACTGCTGGTGAGCAGTATACAATAACTGTATCTGCTGTAGCTGCTGATAATCTCACTGAAGGAAAGAGTGAGACAGTTGTTATATACACAA AACCTGAAGCAGTCAACAATCTCACTGTCACTGAGGTAACAACaacctctgtgtctttaaattGGACTGAACCTGAGGGGAAAAGACTGTTTTATACAGTAAAgtgggaaaatgaaaacaaacatttgaatacAAGTGAGACTCAGGCGAATGTGACTGAGCTGAATCCTGGCAAAAACTACTGTTTTAATGTCACGGCTGTGGCTACAGACAACAAAACAGAGAGTGATGAGAGAAACATTTGTGGATTTACAA AACCTGAAGTAGTCACAAATCTCAGTGTCTTTAATGTAACAACATCATCTCTATTTGTGTACTGGACAAAACCAAAGGGAAACAGTTCTTTCTATAGAGTTCATTGGAAAGGTGGAAGAATAAATGACCAAATAAATGTGTCTGAGACATCTCTGACCATTTCTAATCTGACTGCTGGTGAGCAGTATACAATAACTGTATCTGCTGTAGCTGCTGATAAACTCACTGAAGGAAAGAGTGAGACAGTTGTTATATACACAA AACCTGAAGCAGTCAACAATCTCACTGTCACTGAGGTAACAACAACCTCTGTGTCTTTGAATTGGACTGAACCTGAGGGGAAAAGACTGTTTTATACAGTAAAGTGggaaaatggaaacaaacatttgaatacAAGTGAGACTCAGGCGAATGTGACTGAGCTGAATCCTGGTGAAAACTACTGTTTTAATGTCACGGCTGTGGCTACAGACAACAAAACAGAGAGTGATGAGAGAAACATTTGTCAATTTACAA AACCTGAAGTAGTCACAAATCTCAGTGTCTTTAATGTAACAACATCATCTCTATTTGTGTACTGGACAAAACCAAAGGGAAGCAGTTCTTTCTATAGAATTCATTGGAAAAGTGGAGAAATCAGTCTCCAAAGAAATGTGTCTGAGACATATCTGACCATTTCTAATCTGACTGCTGGTGAGCAGTATACAATAACTGTATCTGCTGTAGCTGCTGATAATCTCACTGAAGGAAAGAGTGAGACAGTTGTTATATACACAA AACCTGAAGCAGTCAACAATCTCACTGTCACTGAGGTAACAACaacctctgtgtctttaaattGGACTGAACCTGAGGGGAAAAGACTGTTTTATACAGTAAAgtgggaaaatgaaaacaaacatttgaatacAAGTGAGACTCAGGCGAATGTGACTGAGCTGAATCCTGGCAAAAACTACTGTTTTAATGTCACGGCTGTGGCTACAGACAACAAAACAGAGAGTGATGAGAGAAACATTTGTGGATTTACAA AACCTGAAGTAGTCACAAATCTCAGTGTCTTTAATGTAACAACATCATCTCTATTTGTGTACTGGACAAAACCAAAGGGAAACAGTTCTTTCTATAGAGTTCATTGGAAAGGTGGAAGAATAAATGACCAAATAAATGTGTCTGAGACATCTCTGACCATTTCTAATCTGACTGCTGGTGAGCAGTATACAATAACTGTAACTGCTGTAGCTGCTGATAAACTCACTGAAGGAAAGAGTGAGACAGTTGTTATATACACAA AACCTGAAGCCGTCAACAATCTCACTGTCACTGAGGTAACAACAACCTCTGTGTCTGTAAATTGGACTGAACCTGAGGGGAAAAGACTGTTTTATACAGTAAAGTGggaaaatggaaacaaacatttgaatacAAGTGAGACTCAGGCGAATGTGACTGAGCTGACACCTGGTGAAAACTACTGTTTTAATGTCACGGCTGTGGCTACAGACAACAAAACAGAGAGTGATGAGAGAAACATTTGTCAATTTACAA AACCTGAAGTAGTCACAAATCTCAGTGTCTTTAATGTAACAACATCATCTCTATTTGTGTACTGGACAAAACCAAAGGGAAGCAGTTCTTTCTATAGAATTCATTGGAAAGGTGGAGAAATCAGTCTCCAAAGAAATGTGTCTGAGACATATCTGACCATTTCTAATCTGACTGCTGGTGAGCAGTATACAATAACTGTAACTGCTGTAGCTGCTGATAAACTCACTGAAGGAAAGAGTGAGACTGTTGTGAAATACACAA AACCTGAAGCAGTCAACAATCTCACTGTCACTGAGGTAACAACaacctctgtgtctttaaattGGACTGAACCTGAGGGGAAAAGACTGTTTTATACAGTAAAgtgggaaaatgaaaacaaacatttgaatacAAGTGAGACTCAGGCGAATGTGACTGAGCTGAATCCTGGGGAGAACTACTGTTTTAATGTCACGGCTGTGGCTACAGACAACAAAACAGAGAGTGATGAGAGAAACATTTGTGGATTTACAA AACCTGAAGTAGTCACAAATCTCAGTGTCTTTAATGTAACAACATCATCGCTATTTGTGTACTGGACAAAACCAAAGGGAAGCAGTTCTTTCTATAGAATTCATTGGAAAGGTGGAAGAATAAATGACCAAAGAAATGTGTCTGAGACATCTCTGACCATTTCTAATCAGGAGTCAAATATGTAG